A genomic region of Chionomys nivalis chromosome 12, mChiNiv1.1, whole genome shotgun sequence contains the following coding sequences:
- the LOC130885160 gene encoding 60S ribosomal protein L27-like, producing MGKFMKPRKVVLVLAGCYSGRKTVIVKNIDDGTSDLPYSHALVAGIDRYPRKVMAAMGKKKVTKRSKIKSFVKVYNYNHLMPTRYSVDIPLDKTVVNKDVFRDPALKRKARREAKVKFEEQYKTGKNKWFFQKLRF from the coding sequence ATGGGCAAATTCATGAAACCCAGGAAAGTGGTGCTCGTCCTGGCTGGATGCTACTCGGGACGCAAAACCGTCATCGTGAAGAACATTGATGATGGCACCTCAGACCTCCCTTACAGCCATGCCCTGGTGGCTGGAATTGACCGCTATCCCCGAAAAGTGATGGCTGCCATGGGCAAGAAGAAAGTCACCAAGAGATCCAAGATCAAGTCCTTTGTGAAGGTTTATAACTACAACCACCTGATGCCCACAAGGTACTCTGTAGACATCCCCCTGGACAAAACTGTTGTCAACAAGGATGTCTTTAGGGACCCAGCCCTGAAACGCAAGGCAAGGCGGGAAGCCAAGGTCAAATTTGAGGAACAATACAAGACAGGGAAGAACAAATGGTTTTTCCAGAAGCTTCGCTTTTAg